A single window of Pseudomonas lijiangensis DNA harbors:
- the glmU gene encoding bifunctional UDP-N-acetylglucosamine diphosphorylase/glucosamine-1-phosphate N-acetyltransferase GlmU, with amino-acid sequence MSLDIVILAAGQGTRMRSALPKVLHPVAGNSMLGHVIHSARQLSPNGIHVVIGHGADAVRERLAADDLNFVMQDKQLGTGHAVAQAVPQLSADTVLILYGDVPLIEVQTLQRLLALVTPQQLGLLTVTLDDPTGYGRIVRDAENRVCAIVEHKDASEAQKAINEGNTGILAVPGKRLADWLGRLSNNNAQGEYYLTDVIAMAVSDGLVVATEQPHDAMEVQGANDRKQLAELERHYQLREARRVMAAGVTLRDPARFDVRGEVTVGRDVLIDINVILEGRVIIEDDVVIGPNCVIKDSTLRKGVVLKANSHIEGAILGEGSDAGPFARLRPGSVLGAKAHVGNFVELKNAHLGDGAKAGHLTYLGDAEIGARTNIGAGTITCNYDGANKHKTILGEDVFIGSNNSLVAPVDISSGATTAAGSTINQNIPAEQLGVARARQRNIEGWKRPVKVKKP; translated from the coding sequence ATGTCTCTCGATATCGTTATTCTTGCCGCTGGCCAAGGTACCCGGATGCGTTCGGCCTTGCCTAAAGTCCTGCACCCTGTTGCAGGTAACTCCATGCTGGGTCATGTTATCCACAGCGCACGACAGTTATCCCCAAATGGCATTCATGTGGTGATCGGTCATGGCGCAGATGCCGTACGCGAACGCCTGGCAGCGGATGACCTGAATTTCGTCATGCAGGACAAGCAACTGGGCACAGGCCACGCAGTTGCCCAGGCAGTACCGCAACTGAGCGCTGATACCGTGCTGATTCTTTACGGTGATGTCCCGCTGATCGAGGTTCAGACCCTGCAGCGTCTGTTGGCACTGGTTACCCCGCAGCAGTTGGGCCTGCTGACCGTGACGCTGGACGATCCGACAGGCTATGGCCGCATCGTTCGCGACGCCGAGAACCGGGTCTGTGCCATTGTCGAGCACAAGGATGCCAGCGAAGCCCAGAAGGCGATCAACGAAGGCAATACCGGCATTCTTGCAGTGCCTGGCAAGCGTCTGGCCGACTGGCTCGGGCGTTTGTCCAACAACAACGCCCAGGGCGAGTATTACCTGACGGATGTTATCGCCATGGCGGTCAGTGACGGTCTGGTGGTTGCCACCGAACAGCCTCACGACGCGATGGAAGTGCAGGGCGCCAATGACCGCAAGCAATTGGCGGAACTGGAGCGTCATTATCAGTTGCGTGAAGCCCGTCGCGTGATGGCTGCCGGCGTAACCCTGCGTGACCCGGCACGTTTCGACGTGCGTGGCGAGGTGACGGTTGGCCGTGATGTGCTGATCGATATCAACGTGATTCTTGAAGGTCGCGTGATCATTGAAGATGACGTGGTCATCGGCCCGAACTGCGTCATCAAGGACAGTACCCTGCGCAAAGGTGTCGTGCTCAAGGCCAACAGCCACATCGAAGGCGCGATTCTGGGCGAGGGCAGTGACGCGGGTCCATTCGCTCGCCTGCGTCCTGGCAGTGTTCTGGGTGCCAAGGCCCATGTGGGTAACTTTGTCGAACTCAAGAATGCTCACCTTGGCGATGGTGCAAAAGCCGGCCACCTGACTTATCTGGGCGATGCCGAAATCGGTGCGCGCACCAACATCGGTGCCGGGACCATCACCTGCAACTACGATGGTGCCAACAAGCACAAGACCATCCTGGGTGAGGACGTCTTCATCGGCTCCAACAACTCGCTGGTTGCACCTGTGGATATCTCTTCAGGAGCCACAACTGCAGCGGGTTCCACCATCAATCAGAACATTCCGGCCGAACAGTTGGGCGTCGCTCGTGCACGCCAGCGCAACATCGAAGGCTGGAAGCGTCCGGTAAAGGTCAAGAAGCCCTGA
- the glmS gene encoding glutamine--fructose-6-phosphate transaminase (isomerizing) — protein MCGIVGAVAERSITAILLEGLKRLEYRGYDSAGVAVFSNEGTLERRRRSGKVSELEQALAGEPLAGRLGIAHTRWATHGAPCERNAHPHFSADELAVVHNGIIENHEALRERLKGLGYVFASDTDTEVIVHLLHHKLKDTPDLANALKAAVKELHGAYGLAVISAKQPDRLLAARSGSPLVIGLGLGENFLASDQLALRQVTDRFMYLEEGDIAEIRRDSVQIWSVDGLPVVRETVQYHEGAEAADKGEYRHFMLKEIHEQPKVVQRTLEGRLGQQQVLVHAFGPQAAELFAKVRNVQIVACGTSYHAGMVARYWLEGLAGIPCQVEVASEFRYRKVVVQPDTLFVSISQSGETADTLAALRNAKELGFLASLAICNVGISSLVRESDLTLLTQAGPEIGVASTKAFTTQLVALLLLTLSLGQVKGTLEEGVEAELVEELRRLPTRLGEALAMDSTVEKVAELFAEKHHTLFLGRGAQFPVAMEGALKLKEISYIHAEAYPAGELKHGPLALVDNDMPVVTVAPNNELLEKLKSNLQEVRARGGELVVFADEQAGMKNGEGTHVIAMPHIIDALAPILYTIPLQLLSYYVAVLKGTDVDQPRNLAKSVTVE, from the coding sequence ATGTGTGGAATTGTCGGCGCCGTTGCTGAACGTAGTATCACAGCCATTCTGCTGGAAGGGCTCAAACGTCTTGAATACCGTGGCTATGACAGCGCCGGTGTAGCGGTTTTCAGCAATGAAGGCACCCTTGAGCGCCGTCGTCGTTCGGGCAAGGTCAGCGAACTGGAGCAAGCGCTGGCGGGCGAGCCTCTGGCTGGTCGTCTGGGCATCGCTCACACCCGCTGGGCTACCCATGGTGCACCTTGCGAGCGCAATGCACACCCGCACTTTTCGGCTGATGAGCTGGCAGTTGTCCACAACGGCATCATCGAAAACCACGAAGCCCTGCGCGAGCGTCTCAAAGGCCTGGGTTACGTATTCGCTTCCGATACCGACACCGAAGTCATCGTCCACCTGCTGCACCACAAGCTCAAGGACACGCCGGATCTGGCCAATGCCCTGAAAGCAGCGGTCAAGGAACTGCACGGTGCCTACGGCCTGGCAGTCATCAGCGCCAAACAACCGGATCGCCTGCTGGCCGCACGCAGTGGCAGCCCGTTGGTGATTGGCCTGGGTCTTGGTGAAAACTTCCTGGCATCGGACCAGTTGGCACTGCGTCAGGTGACCGACCGCTTCATGTACCTGGAAGAAGGCGATATCGCAGAGATCCGTCGCGACAGCGTGCAGATATGGTCTGTGGATGGTTTGCCGGTGGTTCGCGAAACCGTGCAATACCACGAAGGTGCCGAAGCCGCCGACAAGGGCGAATACCGTCACTTCATGCTCAAGGAAATCCACGAGCAGCCCAAGGTTGTGCAGCGCACGCTGGAAGGTCGCCTGGGTCAGCAACAAGTGCTGGTCCATGCCTTTGGCCCGCAAGCCGCTGAACTGTTCGCCAAGGTTCGCAATGTGCAGATCGTGGCCTGCGGCACCAGCTATCACGCCGGCATGGTTGCGCGTTACTGGCTCGAAGGTCTGGCCGGCATTCCTTGTCAGGTTGAAGTGGCCAGTGAGTTCCGCTATCGCAAGGTCGTGGTCCAGCCGGACACCCTGTTCGTTTCCATCTCCCAGTCCGGCGAAACCGCCGACACCCTGGCGGCACTGCGCAACGCCAAGGAGCTGGGTTTCCTGGCAAGCCTGGCCATCTGCAACGTCGGCATCAGCTCCCTGGTGCGCGAGTCGGATCTGACCCTGCTGACCCAGGCCGGTCCTGAAATCGGCGTGGCATCCACCAAGGCCTTCACCACCCAACTGGTTGCCCTGCTGTTGCTGACCCTCTCCCTTGGACAGGTCAAAGGCACACTGGAGGAGGGTGTCGAAGCCGAACTGGTCGAAGAACTGCGTCGCCTGCCGACCCGTCTGGGCGAAGCGCTGGCCATGGACAGCACCGTCGAGAAAGTCGCCGAGCTGTTCGCCGAGAAACACCACACCCTGTTCCTGGGCCGTGGCGCGCAATTCCCGGTAGCGATGGAAGGAGCCCTCAAGCTCAAGGAAATCTCGTACATCCACGCCGAAGCCTACCCGGCCGGCGAACTCAAGCACGGCCCGCTGGCGCTTGTGGATAACGACATGCCGGTGGTCACCGTTGCACCAAACAACGAACTGCTGGAAAAACTCAAATCCAACCTCCAGGAAGTCCGCGCACGCGGTGGTGAGCTGGTGGTATTCGCTGATGAACAAGCCGGCATGAAAAACGGCGAAGGCACTCATGTCATCGCCATGCCACATATCATCGACGCCCTGGCCCCGATTCTCTACACCATCCCGCTGCAGCTGCTGTCGTACTACGTGGCGGTGTTGAAGGGTACGGATGTGGATCAGCCTCGGAATCTGGCCAAATCCGTTACTGTGGAGTGA
- the atpA gene encoding F0F1 ATP synthase subunit alpha, translating into MQQLNPSEISEIIKGRIEKLDVTSQARNEGTVVSVSDGIVRIHGLADVMYGEMIEFPGGVFGMALNLEQDSVGAVVLGAYTTLAEGMSAKCTGRILEVPVGKELLGRVVDALGNPVDGKGPLNNTETDAVEKVAPGVIWRKSVDQPVQTGYKAVDAMIPVGRGQRELIIGDRQIGKTAMAIDAIINQKNSGIFCVYVAVGQKQSTIANVVRKLEENGALANTIIVAASASESAALQFLAPYSGCTMGEYFRDRGEDALIVYDDLSKQAVAYRQISLLLRRPPGREAYPGDVFYLHSRLLERASRVSEEYVEKFTNGAVTGKTGSLTALPIIETQAGDVSAFVPTNVISITDGQIFLESAMFNSGIRPAVNAGVSVSRVGGAAQTKIIKKLSGGIRTALAQYRELAAFAQFASDLDEATRKQLEHGQRVTELMKQKQYAPMSIADMSLSLYAAERGFLVDIEIPKIGSFEQALIAYFNRDHADLMAKINVKGDFNDEIDSGLKAGIEKFKATQTW; encoded by the coding sequence ATGCAGCAACTCAATCCTTCCGAAATAAGTGAAATCATCAAGGGTCGCATCGAGAAGCTCGATGTAACCTCCCAAGCCCGCAACGAAGGCACAGTCGTCAGCGTGTCTGACGGTATCGTGCGGATTCACGGTCTTGCCGACGTAATGTACGGCGAAATGATCGAGTTTCCGGGCGGCGTCTTCGGTATGGCGCTGAACCTTGAGCAAGACTCTGTCGGTGCCGTTGTACTGGGCGCCTACACGACTCTGGCTGAAGGCATGAGCGCCAAGTGCACCGGCCGCATCCTCGAAGTTCCGGTTGGTAAGGAACTGCTGGGTCGCGTTGTCGACGCACTGGGTAACCCTGTTGACGGTAAAGGTCCGCTGAACAACACCGAGACCGATGCGGTCGAGAAAGTTGCTCCAGGCGTGATCTGGCGTAAGTCGGTCGATCAGCCAGTGCAAACTGGCTACAAGGCCGTCGACGCAATGATTCCAGTCGGCCGTGGCCAGCGTGAGCTGATCATCGGTGACCGCCAGATCGGTAAAACCGCCATGGCAATCGACGCGATCATCAACCAGAAAAACAGCGGCATCTTCTGCGTCTACGTTGCAGTTGGTCAGAAGCAATCGACCATCGCCAACGTTGTTCGCAAGCTCGAAGAAAACGGTGCACTGGCTAACACCATCATCGTTGCTGCAAGTGCTTCCGAATCCGCTGCGCTGCAATTCCTTGCACCGTACTCGGGTTGCACCATGGGCGAGTACTTCCGTGACCGCGGTGAAGACGCGCTGATCGTTTATGACGATCTGTCCAAGCAAGCAGTGGCTTACCGCCAGATTTCCCTGCTGCTGCGCCGTCCACCAGGCCGTGAAGCCTACCCAGGTGACGTGTTCTATCTCCACTCCCGTCTGCTGGAGCGCGCATCGCGTGTTTCCGAAGAGTACGTAGAGAAGTTCACCAACGGCGCAGTGACCGGCAAAACCGGTTCCCTGACTGCACTGCCGATCATCGAAACCCAGGCTGGCGACGTTTCCGCGTTCGTTCCGACCAACGTGATTTCCATCACCGACGGTCAGATCTTCCTGGAATCGGCCATGTTCAACTCCGGCATCCGTCCGGCAGTGAACGCCGGTGTTTCGGTATCCCGTGTAGGTGGTGCCGCACAGACCAAGATCATCAAGAAGCTTTCCGGTGGTATCCGTACCGCTCTGGCTCAGTACCGTGAACTGGCTGCATTTGCCCAGTTCGCTTCTGACCTGGACGAAGCGACCCGCAAGCAGCTTGAGCATGGTCAGCGCGTTACCGAGCTGATGAAGCAGAAGCAATACGCGCCGATGTCCATCGCTGATATGTCGTTGTCCCTGTATGCCGCTGAACGTGGCTTCCTGGTGGACATCGAGATTCCAAAAATCGGCAGCTTCGAGCAGGCTCTGATTGCTTACTTCAACCGCGATCACGCCGACTTGATGGCGAAGATCAACGTGAAGGGTGACTTCAATGACGAAATCGACTCTGGCCTCAAAGCCGGTATCGAGAAGTTCAAGGCCACCCAAACCTGGTAA
- a CDS encoding F0F1 ATP synthase subunit delta, whose translation MAELTTLARPYAKAAFEHAQAHQQLANWSAMLGLAAAVSQDDTMQSLLKAPRLTSAQKATTFIEVCGDKFDAKAQNFIHVVAENDRLPLLPEIAELFDLYKAEQEKSVDVDVTSAFALNQEQQDKLAKVLSARLGREVRLHAAEDATLIGGVVIRAGDLVIDGSVRGKIAQLAEALKS comes from the coding sequence ATGGCAGAACTGACCACGTTGGCCCGACCTTACGCTAAGGCGGCCTTCGAGCACGCGCAGGCCCACCAGCAACTGGCCAATTGGTCAGCCATGCTCGGCCTGGCTGCTGCGGTGTCGCAAGACGACACCATGCAGAGCCTGCTCAAGGCCCCGCGACTGACGAGCGCACAAAAGGCCACCACTTTTATTGAAGTGTGTGGCGACAAGTTCGATGCCAAGGCACAGAATTTCATCCACGTCGTTGCTGAAAACGACCGTCTCCCGCTTCTGCCGGAGATCGCCGAACTGTTCGACCTGTACAAGGCCGAGCAGGAAAAATCGGTCGATGTGGATGTCACCAGTGCTTTTGCATTGAACCAAGAACAGCAAGACAAACTCGCCAAGGTTCTCAGTGCACGGCTCGGCCGGGAAGTGCGCCTGCATGCTGCGGAGGATGCCACCCTTATCGGTGGTGTCGTTATCCGCGCCGGCGACCTGGTTATCGATGGCTCAGTTCGCGGCAAGATCGCGCAACTAGCCGAAGCATTGAAATCTTGA
- the atpB gene encoding F0F1 ATP synthase subunit A, which translates to MAEQTASGYIQHHLQNLTFGQLPNGSWGFAHTAAEAKEMGFWAFHVDTLGWSVALGLIFVLIFRMAAKKATSGQPGALQNFVEVLVEFVDGSVRDSFHGRSAVIAPLALTIFVWVFLMNAVDLVPVDWIPQLAMLISGDEHIPFRAVPTTDPNATLGMALSVFALIIFYSIKVKGIGGFIGELTLHPFGSKNIFVQALLIPVNFLLEFVTLVAKPISLALRLFGNMYAGELVFILIAVMFGSGLLWLSGLGVVLQWAWAVFHILIITLQAFIFMMLTIVYLSMAHEDNH; encoded by the coding sequence ATGGCAGAGCAAACAGCTTCGGGCTATATCCAGCACCACTTGCAGAACCTGACATTCGGTCAGCTACCCAACGGCAGCTGGGGCTTTGCCCATACCGCAGCAGAAGCAAAGGAAATGGGCTTTTGGGCTTTCCACGTCGATACTCTCGGCTGGTCGGTCGCACTGGGCCTCATTTTCGTTCTTATCTTCCGCATGGCAGCCAAGAAGGCAACTTCCGGCCAGCCTGGCGCTCTGCAGAACTTCGTCGAAGTTCTGGTCGAGTTCGTCGATGGCAGCGTGCGTGACAGCTTCCACGGCCGTAGTGCGGTGATCGCTCCCCTGGCCCTGACCATTTTCGTCTGGGTGTTCCTGATGAACGCCGTCGACCTGGTTCCGGTTGACTGGATTCCTCAGTTGGCGATGCTGATCTCGGGCGACGAGCACATTCCTTTCCGTGCTGTTCCGACCACTGACCCGAATGCCACCCTGGGCATGGCTCTGTCGGTCTTCGCACTGATCATTTTCTACAGCATCAAGGTCAAGGGCATCGGTGGTTTCATCGGCGAACTGACCCTTCACCCGTTCGGCAGCAAGAACATCTTCGTTCAGGCGCTGCTGATCCCGGTGAACTTCCTGCTTGAATTCGTGACACTGGTAGCCAAGCCGATTTCGCTGGCACTGCGTCTGTTCGGCAACATGTACGCTGGCGAGCTGGTATTCATCCTGATCGCGGTCATGTTCGGCAGCGGCCTGCTCTGGCTCAGTGGCCTGGGTGTGGTTCTGCAATGGGCGTGGGCTGTCTTCCACATCCTGATCATCACCCTGCAAGCGTTCATCTTCATGATGCTGACCATCGTTTACCTGTCGATGGCTCACGAAGATAACCATTAA
- a CDS encoding F0F1 ATP synthase subunit B has translation MNINATLIGQSVAFFIFVLFCMKFVWPPVIAALHERQKKIADGLDAATRAARDLELAQDKVGQQLREAKAQAAEIIEQAKKRGTQIVDEAREQARVEADRVKAQAQAEIEQELNSVKDALRAQLGSLAVNGAEKILGATIDQNAHAELVNKLAAEI, from the coding sequence GTGAATATTAATGCAACCCTGATTGGCCAGTCCGTTGCGTTCTTCATCTTTGTGCTGTTCTGCATGAAGTTCGTGTGGCCTCCGGTCATCGCGGCTTTGCACGAACGTCAGAAGAAGATCGCGGATGGACTGGACGCTGCTACACGAGCAGCTCGCGACCTGGAGCTGGCCCAAGACAAAGTGGGTCAACAACTGCGCGAAGCTAAAGCTCAAGCAGCCGAAATCATTGAGCAAGCCAAGAAACGCGGTACTCAGATTGTCGACGAAGCCCGTGAACAGGCTCGCGTCGAAGCTGACCGTGTGAAGGCTCAGGCTCAGGCCGAGATCGAGCAGGAACTGAACAGTGTCAAAGACGCTCTGCGCGCCCAGTTGGGTAGCCTGGCAGTCAATGGCGCCGAGAAGATCCTGGGTGCCACAATCGATCAAAACGCGCACGCGGAGCTGGTTAACAAACTGGCAGCTGAAATTTAA
- the atpE gene encoding F0F1 ATP synthase subunit C, whose amino-acid sequence METVVGLTAIAVALLIGLGALGTAIGFGLLGGKFLEGAARQPEMVPMLQVKMFIVAGLLDAVTMIGVGIALFFTFANPFVGQLAG is encoded by the coding sequence ATGGAAACTGTAGTTGGTCTAACCGCTATCGCTGTTGCACTGTTGATCGGCCTGGGCGCACTGGGTACTGCAATCGGTTTCGGCCTGTTGGGCGGTAAGTTCCTGGAAGGCGCAGCGCGTCAGCCAGAAATGGTTCCAATGCTGCAAGTTAAAATGTTCATCGTTGCGGGCCTGCTCGACGCCGTTACCATGATCGGTGTTGGTATCGCTCTGTTCTTCACCTTCGCGAACCCCTTCGTTGGTCAGCTCGCTGGCTAA
- a CDS encoding F0F1 ATP synthase subunit epsilon — MAMTVHCDIVSAEGEIFSGLVEMVIAHGNLGDLGIAPGHAPLITNLVPGPIRLIKQGGEAEVFYISGGFLEVQPNMVKVLADTVQRAADLDEASAQAAVKAAEKALNEKGADFDYGSATARLAEAAAQLRTVQQIRKKFGG, encoded by the coding sequence ATGGCTATGACAGTCCATTGCGACATCGTCAGCGCGGAAGGGGAAATCTTCTCCGGTCTGGTCGAGATGGTGATTGCGCACGGCAACCTGGGTGATCTCGGTATCGCTCCAGGCCACGCGCCTCTGATCACCAATCTGGTCCCGGGCCCGATCCGCTTGATCAAGCAGGGTGGGGAAGCCGAGGTGTTCTACATCTCCGGTGGTTTCCTCGAGGTTCAGCCGAACATGGTCAAGGTGCTTGCCGATACTGTGCAACGTGCTGCCGACCTGGACGAAGCTTCTGCTCAGGCCGCCGTCAAGGCTGCCGAGAAGGCCCTGAACGAAAAAGGCGCGGACTTCGATTACGGATCTGCGACTGCTCGTCTGGCCGAGGCTGCAGCTCAGCTGCGCACCGTTCAGCAAATTCGCAAGAAGTTCGGCGGCTAA
- the atpG gene encoding F0F1 ATP synthase subunit gamma: MAGAKEIRSKIASIKSTQKITSAMEKVAVSKMRKAQSRMAASRPYAERIRQVIGHLANANPEYRHPFMIEREVKRVGYVVVSSDRGLCGGLNTNLFKALVKDMAVNRENGVEIDLCVVGSKGAAFFRNFGGNVVAAISHLGEEPSINDLIGSVKVMLDAYLDGRIDRLSVVSNKFINTMTQQPTVEQLIPLVATPDQKLKHHWDYLYEPDAKELLDGLMVRYVESQVYQAVVENNAAEQAARMIAMKNATDNAGDLISDLQLIYNKARQAAITQEISEIVGGAAAV, translated from the coding sequence ATGGCAGGCGCAAAAGAGATTCGCAGCAAGATTGCGAGCATCAAAAGCACGCAAAAGATCACCAGCGCCATGGAAAAAGTGGCGGTCAGCAAAATGCGCAAGGCTCAGTCGCGCATGGCTGCTAGCCGTCCTTACGCGGAGCGCATCCGCCAGGTGATTGGTCATCTTGCCAACGCCAACCCGGAGTATCGCCACCCGTTCATGATCGAGCGCGAAGTAAAGCGTGTCGGTTATGTCGTAGTGAGCAGTGACCGTGGTTTGTGCGGTGGCCTGAACACCAACCTGTTCAAGGCTTTGGTCAAGGACATGGCGGTAAACCGTGAAAACGGCGTAGAGATCGATCTGTGCGTGGTCGGCAGCAAAGGTGCGGCATTTTTCCGCAACTTCGGCGGTAACGTCGTCGCTGCGATCAGCCACCTGGGCGAAGAGCCGTCGATCAATGATCTGATCGGCAGCGTCAAGGTGATGCTGGATGCCTACCTGGATGGTCGAATTGATCGCCTGTCCGTGGTATCCAACAAGTTCATCAACACCATGACCCAGCAGCCAACGGTGGAGCAATTGATTCCGCTGGTGGCAACCCCGGATCAGAAACTCAAGCACCACTGGGACTATCTCTACGAACCCGATGCCAAAGAGCTGCTTGACGGCTTGATGGTTCGCTACGTTGAGTCGCAGGTGTACCAGGCGGTGGTCGAGAACAACGCTGCTGAACAAGCTGCGCGGATGATCGCGATGAAGAACGCCACAGACAACGCCGGTGATTTGATCAGCGATTTGCAGCTGATCTACAACAAGGCGCGTCAGGCAGCGATCACCCAAGAGATCTCGGAAATCGTCGGCGGCGCTGCCGCGGTTTAA
- the atpD gene encoding F0F1 ATP synthase subunit beta, translating into MSSGRIVQIIGAVIDVEFPRDSVPSIYNALSVQGAETTLEVQQQLGDGVVRTIAMGSTEGLKRGLNVNDSGTAISVPVGKATLGRIMDVLGNPIDEAGPIGEEERWGIHRPAPSFAEQAGGNDLLETGIKVIDLVCPFAKGGKVGLFGGAGVGKTVNMMELIRNIAIEHSGYSVFAGVGERTREGNDFYHEMKDSNVLDKVALVYGQMNEPPGNRLRVALTGLTMAEKFRDEGNDVLLFVDNIYRYTLAGTEVSALLGRMPSAVGYQPTLAEEMGTLQERITSTKNGSITSIQAVYVPADDLTDPSPATTFAHLDATVVLSRDIASLGIYPAVDPLDSTSRQLDPNVIGQEHYDTARGVQYVLQRYKELKDIIAILGMDELSETDKQLVNRARKIQRFLSQPFFVAEVFTGASGKYVSLKDTIAGFKGILNGDYDHLPEQAFYMVGGIEEAIEKAKKL; encoded by the coding sequence ATGAGTAGCGGACGTATCGTTCAAATCATCGGCGCCGTGATCGACGTGGAATTCCCACGCGATAGCGTACCGAGCATCTACAACGCGCTGAGTGTACAAGGCGCGGAAACCACTCTTGAAGTTCAGCAGCAGCTGGGCGACGGCGTGGTTCGTACCATTGCAATGGGTTCGACCGAAGGCTTGAAGCGCGGTCTGAACGTCAATGACAGCGGCACAGCCATTTCCGTACCGGTCGGTAAAGCGACTCTGGGCCGGATCATGGACGTCCTGGGCAACCCGATCGACGAAGCCGGTCCTATCGGTGAAGAAGAGCGTTGGGGCATTCACCGTCCTGCGCCGTCCTTCGCTGAACAGGCGGGTGGCAACGATCTGCTGGAAACAGGCATCAAGGTTATCGACCTGGTTTGCCCGTTCGCCAAGGGCGGTAAAGTCGGTCTGTTCGGTGGTGCCGGTGTAGGCAAAACCGTAAACATGATGGAACTGATCCGTAACATCGCCATCGAGCACAGCGGTTATTCCGTGTTCGCCGGTGTGGGTGAGCGTACTCGTGAGGGTAACGACTTCTACCACGAGATGAAGGACTCCAACGTTCTGGACAAAGTGGCACTGGTTTACGGTCAGATGAACGAGCCACCGGGAAACCGTCTGCGCGTTGCTCTGACCGGCCTGACCATGGCCGAGAAGTTCCGTGACGAAGGTAACGACGTTCTGCTGTTCGTCGACAACATCTATCGTTACACCCTGGCCGGTACCGAAGTATCCGCACTACTGGGCCGTATGCCTTCCGCAGTAGGTTACCAACCGACCCTGGCTGAAGAGATGGGTACTCTGCAAGAGCGCATCACTTCCACCAAAAACGGTTCGATCACCTCGATCCAGGCGGTATACGTACCAGCGGACGACTTGACCGACCCGTCGCCAGCGACCACGTTCGCCCACTTGGACGCAACTGTCGTACTGTCCCGTGACATCGCTTCCCTGGGTATCTACCCAGCGGTAGACCCACTGGATTCGACTTCGCGCCAGCTGGACCCGAACGTCATCGGCCAGGAACACTACGACACCGCTCGCGGCGTTCAGTACGTGTTGCAGCGTTACAAAGAGCTGAAAGACATCATCGCGATCCTGGGTATGGACGAGCTGTCGGAAACCGACAAGCAGTTGGTAAACCGTGCTCGTAAGATCCAGCGCTTCCTGTCGCAGCCGTTCTTCGTGGCTGAAGTCTTCACTGGTGCATCGGGTAAATACGTTTCCCTGAAAGACACCATTGCTGGCTTCAAAGGCATCCTCAACGGTGACTACGACCACCTGCCAGAACAAGCGTTCTACATGGTCGGCGGCATCGAAGAAGCGATCGAGAAAGCCAAGAAACTGTAA
- a CDS encoding DeoR/GlpR family DNA-binding transcription regulator, producing the protein MSKRNTPQRRHNILALLNEQGEVSVDDLAQRFETSEVTIRKDLAALESNGLLLRRYGGAVTLPHELIAESSQPVSRYKQAIARAAVTRIREHARIIVDSGSTTAALIPELGAQPGLVVMTNSLHVARALAELEHEPVLLMTGGTWDPHSESFQGQVAEQVLRSYDFDQLFIGADGIDLIRGTTTFNELLGLSRVMAEVAREVVVMVEADKVGRKIPNLELPWSSIHTLITDERLPDEAREQIKARGITLICAAVS; encoded by the coding sequence ATGTCGAAACGTAATACGCCTCAACGTCGCCACAATATCCTCGCCTTGCTCAATGAGCAGGGCGAAGTCAGTGTCGATGATCTGGCCCAGCGCTTTGAAACTTCGGAAGTTACGATTCGAAAGGATCTGGCCGCTCTCGAAAGCAATGGCTTGCTGCTACGCCGTTATGGTGGTGCAGTCACCTTGCCCCATGAATTGATTGCCGAAAGCAGCCAGCCTGTTTCCCGATACAAGCAGGCCATTGCCCGGGCGGCAGTGACGCGAATTCGCGAACATGCCCGCATCATTGTGGACAGTGGCAGCACCACCGCTGCGCTGATCCCCGAACTGGGCGCCCAGCCGGGCCTTGTTGTGATGACCAACTCCCTGCATGTGGCGCGAGCTCTGGCCGAGCTTGAGCATGAGCCGGTGCTGTTGATGACCGGTGGAACCTGGGACCCGCACTCCGAATCCTTCCAGGGACAGGTGGCTGAGCAGGTTCTGCGCTCCTACGACTTCGATCAGTTGTTCATTGGTGCCGACGGCATCGATCTGATTCGCGGTACCACCACCTTCAATGAGTTGCTGGGCCTGAGCCGGGTCATGGCTGAAGTTGCCCGGGAAGTGGTGGTCATGGTCGAAGCCGACAAAGTCGGTCGCAAGATTCCCAACCTGGAACTGCCCTGGAGCAGTATCCATACCCTTATCACAGATGAGCGCCTGCCCGATGAGGCACGCGAACAGATAAAAGCCCGCGGCATTACCCTGATTTGTGCCGCTGTCAGCTAG